A window from Pseudomonas frederiksbergensis encodes these proteins:
- a CDS encoding acetoin dehydrogenase dihydrolipoyllysine-residue acetyltransferase subunit, which translates to MSQIHTLTMPKWGLSMTEGRVDVWLKEEGQVIAKGDEVLDVETDKISSSVEAPFSGVLRRQIARQDETLAVGALLGIVVDGEASEAEIDAVVEQFQAAFVPGDGAEEDSGPKPQKVELDGRLIRYFERGDGGVPLVLVHGFGGDLNNWMFNHEALAAGRRVIALDLPGHGESTKQLERGDLDELSGVVLALLDHLEIPAAHLVGHSMGGAVSLNTARLAPQRVRSLTLIGSAGLGEDINGDYLQGFVEASNRNALKPQLVQLFSNPELVNRQMLEDMLKYKRLEGVDAALRMLVSGLFTEGRQQLDLRHVVQEGQQPVLLIWGSDDAIIPMNHSAGLKAQVEVLPGQAHMVQMEAAEQVNRLILDFVQQH; encoded by the coding sequence ATGAGCCAGATCCATACCCTGACCATGCCCAAGTGGGGCCTGTCCATGACCGAGGGACGGGTCGATGTCTGGCTCAAGGAGGAGGGCCAGGTTATCGCCAAGGGCGACGAAGTGCTGGACGTCGAAACCGACAAAATTTCCAGCAGTGTCGAGGCACCGTTTTCCGGGGTGCTGCGCCGGCAGATCGCCCGCCAGGATGAAACCCTCGCGGTGGGTGCGTTGCTCGGCATCGTGGTCGACGGCGAAGCCAGCGAGGCGGAGATCGATGCGGTGGTCGAGCAGTTTCAAGCCGCGTTCGTACCCGGTGACGGTGCCGAAGAAGACAGCGGGCCGAAACCGCAAAAGGTCGAGCTGGACGGGCGGTTGATCCGTTACTTCGAGCGCGGCGATGGAGGTGTGCCGTTGGTGCTGGTCCATGGCTTTGGCGGTGACCTGAACAACTGGATGTTCAATCACGAAGCATTAGCCGCCGGCCGCCGGGTGATTGCGCTGGACCTGCCGGGCCATGGCGAGTCGACCAAACAGCTGGAGCGTGGAGACCTGGACGAGCTGAGCGGCGTAGTGCTGGCATTGCTCGATCACCTGGAGATTCCCGCAGCGCATCTGGTGGGTCACTCCATGGGCGGCGCGGTGTCGCTGAACACTGCGCGTCTGGCTCCGCAGCGGGTACGGTCCCTGACCTTGATCGGCAGCGCCGGTCTGGGCGAGGACATCAACGGTGATTACCTGCAAGGCTTTGTCGAGGCTAGCAACCGCAATGCCCTCAAGCCACAGTTGGTGCAACTGTTCTCCAACCCCGAGCTGGTCAACCGGCAGATGCTCGAAGACATGCTCAAGTACAAGCGCCTGGAAGGGGTGGACGCGGCATTGAGAATGCTGGTTTCGGGCCTGTTTACCGAGGGCAGGCAACAACTGGATCTGCGCCATGTGGTGCAAGAAGGCCAGCAGCCGGTATTGCTGATCTGGGGCAGTGACGATGCAATTATTCCGATGAACCACAGCGCCGGGCTGAAGGCCCAGGTCGAGGTCCTGCCAGGTCAGGCGCACATGGTGCAGATGGAAGCGGCCGAGCAGGTCAACCGATTGATCCTGGACTTTGTGCAACAGCACTGA
- a CDS encoding NADPH-dependent FMN reductase yields MNSEIKLVLIHGAQDEEGLNTALLKWVSDVLAQRAEFAPWYMEPANLIAKPDNKAVMQRQESLRHLAEADAFLIITSELTNVYHSELKAFIDQVSIRWHAKPVAFVGYGGASGGRYAIDQLRQALAEQHAVPICNFVSFPNPWALIDEAGVIRQPDQARLPMARMLVQLNWWARALKAARQQMPYERVS; encoded by the coding sequence ATGAATAGCGAGATAAAACTGGTCCTGATTCACGGTGCTCAGGATGAAGAAGGACTGAACACTGCACTGCTGAAATGGGTTTCTGATGTTTTAGCGCAACGTGCTGAGTTCGCGCCTTGGTATATGGAACCTGCCAACCTCATAGCCAAGCCAGACAATAAGGCCGTGATGCAGCGACAGGAAAGTCTTCGCCATTTGGCCGAGGCTGATGCATTCCTGATCATTACATCGGAACTGACCAATGTTTATCACTCCGAGCTGAAGGCATTCATTGACCAGGTTTCGATTCGCTGGCACGCAAAACCGGTGGCATTCGTCGGCTACGGCGGGGCGTCGGGTGGACGTTACGCGATTGATCAGCTTCGCCAGGCACTGGCCGAGCAACACGCGGTACCCATCTGCAATTTCGTGTCCTTCCCTAATCCTTGGGCGCTAATCGATGAGGCCGGGGTTATACGTCAGCCTGATCAAGCCAGGCTTCCAATGGCTCGAATGCTGGTACAGCTGAACTGGTGGGCGAGAGCCCTGAAGGCTGCGCGACAACAGATGCCCTATGAACGGGTGAGCTAA
- a CDS encoding alpha-ketoacid dehydrogenase subunit beta, protein MARKISYQQAINEALAQEMRRDPSVFIMGEDVAGGAGAPGENDAWGGVLGVTKGLYHQFPGRVLDTPLSELGYVGAAVGAATCGVRPVCELMFVDFAGCCLDQILNQAAKFRYMFGGKASTPLVIRTMVGAGLRAAAQHSQMLTSLWTHIPGLKVVCPSSPYDAKGLLIQAIRDNDPVIFCEHKMLYSMQGEVPEELYTIPFGEANFLRDGKDVTLVSYGRTVNTAMDAARNLAARGIDCEVIDLRTTSPLDEDSILESVEKTGRLVVIDEANPRCSMATDISALVAQKAFASLKAPIEMVTAPHTPVPFSDALEDLYIPDAAKIESAVLKLIEWSKRS, encoded by the coding sequence ATGGCGAGAAAAATCAGTTATCAGCAGGCAATCAACGAAGCGCTGGCCCAGGAAATGCGCCGCGACCCCAGCGTGTTCATCATGGGTGAGGACGTCGCCGGCGGTGCCGGTGCCCCCGGTGAAAACGACGCCTGGGGCGGGGTGCTGGGCGTGACCAAGGGCCTCTATCACCAATTCCCTGGGCGAGTGCTGGACACACCATTGTCGGAATTGGGCTATGTCGGTGCTGCGGTGGGCGCCGCGACCTGTGGTGTGCGCCCGGTGTGTGAGTTGATGTTCGTCGACTTCGCCGGTTGCTGTCTGGACCAGATCCTCAATCAGGCGGCCAAGTTTCGCTACATGTTCGGTGGCAAGGCCTCCACGCCACTGGTGATCCGCACGATGGTCGGCGCCGGGTTGCGGGCCGCCGCCCAGCACTCGCAGATGCTGACCTCGTTGTGGACCCACATTCCGGGGCTGAAAGTGGTTTGCCCGTCGTCGCCTTATGACGCCAAAGGCCTGTTGATCCAGGCCATCCGCGACAATGACCCGGTGATCTTCTGTGAACACAAAATGCTCTACAGCATGCAGGGTGAAGTACCGGAAGAGCTCTATACCATTCCCTTCGGCGAAGCCAACTTTTTGCGTGATGGCAAGGACGTGACGCTGGTCTCCTATGGCCGCACCGTCAACACGGCGATGGACGCCGCGCGCAATCTGGCCGCACGCGGCATCGACTGCGAGGTGATCGACCTGCGCACCACCAGCCCATTGGACGAAGACAGCATTCTCGAAAGCGTGGAAAAGACCGGGCGCCTGGTGGTGATCGACGAAGCCAACCCGCGCTGTTCCATGGCCACGGACATCTCGGCCCTGGTGGCGCAAAAAGCCTTCGCCTCGCTCAAGGCGCCGATCGAGATGGTAACCGCGCCGCACACGCCGGTGCCGTTCTCTGATGCCTTGGAGGACCTCTATATTCCCGACGCGGCGAAGATCGAAAGCGCCGTGCTCAAGCTGATTGAGTGGAGCAAGCGTTCATGA
- a CDS encoding SDR family oxidoreductase, with protein MLNIKDKVIAITGASSGIGEATARLLASQGAKVVLGARRTDRLERIAGDINASSGSAEFRALDVTDRKDVQDFIDFAVTRFGRVDVLVNNAGVMPLSKLEALKVDEWDRMIDVNIRGVLHGIAATLPLMQRQRAGQIINIASIGAYAVSSTAAVYCATKYAVRAISEGLRQEVGGDIRVTVIAPGVTESELAESISDEGGRAEMKEFRKIAISADAIARAIAYAVEQPADVDVSELIVRPTASPF; from the coding sequence ATGTTGAACATCAAAGACAAAGTCATCGCAATCACCGGCGCAAGCAGCGGTATCGGTGAGGCTACCGCGCGACTGCTGGCTAGCCAAGGCGCGAAAGTAGTGCTCGGCGCCCGTCGTACTGACCGACTTGAAAGGATTGCTGGCGATATCAACGCCTCCTCCGGCAGCGCTGAATTCCGTGCTCTGGACGTCACGGACCGAAAGGATGTCCAAGACTTCATCGACTTCGCCGTTACCCGGTTCGGTCGTGTTGATGTGTTGGTGAATAACGCTGGCGTGATGCCTCTTTCCAAACTTGAGGCACTCAAGGTGGATGAGTGGGACCGTATGATTGACGTGAACATTCGCGGAGTTCTGCACGGTATCGCTGCCACGTTGCCGCTGATGCAGCGCCAACGGGCTGGGCAGATCATCAATATTGCCTCTATTGGTGCCTATGCCGTGAGTTCGACTGCGGCCGTTTACTGCGCCACCAAATACGCTGTCCGGGCCATTTCCGAAGGCCTTCGTCAAGAGGTTGGAGGCGATATTCGGGTTACCGTCATCGCTCCTGGTGTTACTGAGTCCGAGCTGGCCGAGAGCATCTCTGATGAGGGCGGTCGCGCCGAGATGAAAGAGTTTCGCAAGATCGCGATTTCGGCCGACGCCATCGCACGAGCGATTGCCTATGCCGTGGAACAACCTGCGGACGTGGATGTAAGCGAGCTGATCGTTCGGCCCACGGCGAGCCCATTCTGA
- a CDS encoding thiamine pyrophosphate-dependent dehydrogenase E1 component subunit alpha: MSTQLTADQLLHAYQVMRTIRVFEERLHVEFATGEIPGFVHLYAGEEASAAGVMAHLGDDDCIASNHRGHGHCIAKGVDVYGMMAEIYGKKTGVCQGKGGSMHIADFEKGMLGANGIVGAGAPLIVGAALAAKLKGTDSVAVVFFGDGGSNEGAVFEAMNMASVWNLPCLFIAENNGYAEATASNWSVACDHIADRAAGFGMPGVTVDGFDFFAVHEAAGAAVERARAGEGPSLIEVKLTRYYGHFEGDAQTYRAPDEVKHFREHNDCLMQFRERTLRAGRVQASQLDQIDSEVDLLIENAVRKAKSDPKPSAADLLSDVYVSYP, translated from the coding sequence ATGTCGACACAGCTGACCGCTGATCAATTGCTGCATGCCTACCAGGTGATGCGCACCATCCGCGTTTTTGAAGAACGCTTGCACGTGGAATTCGCTACCGGCGAGATTCCAGGTTTCGTCCATCTGTATGCCGGCGAAGAAGCTTCAGCCGCCGGGGTCATGGCCCACTTGGGTGATGACGATTGCATTGCCTCCAACCACCGTGGTCACGGTCATTGCATCGCCAAAGGCGTCGATGTGTACGGGATGATGGCCGAGATTTACGGTAAGAAAACCGGGGTCTGCCAAGGCAAGGGTGGCTCCATGCACATCGCCGATTTCGAGAAGGGCATGCTCGGTGCCAACGGCATAGTGGGGGCCGGTGCGCCGCTGATCGTAGGCGCGGCCCTGGCCGCCAAACTGAAGGGGACTGACAGCGTTGCGGTGGTGTTTTTCGGTGACGGCGGCTCCAACGAAGGGGCGGTCTTCGAAGCGATGAACATGGCCTCGGTGTGGAATTTGCCCTGCCTGTTCATTGCCGAGAACAACGGTTATGCCGAAGCCACAGCCTCCAACTGGTCGGTGGCCTGCGATCACATCGCCGACCGCGCTGCCGGTTTCGGCATGCCCGGGGTCACGGTGGACGGCTTCGACTTCTTCGCCGTTCACGAAGCCGCCGGTGCCGCCGTGGAGCGAGCCCGGGCCGGGGAGGGGCCGTCACTGATCGAGGTCAAGCTGACTCGCTATTACGGTCACTTTGAGGGCGACGCCCAGACCTATCGGGCGCCGGACGAGGTCAAGCATTTCCGTGAGCACAACGACTGCCTGATGCAGTTTCGCGAGCGCACTCTCCGTGCCGGGCGGGTGCAGGCCAGCCAGTTGGACCAGATCGACAGCGAGGTCGACCTGCTGATCGAGAACGCCGTGCGCAAGGCCAAGTCCGACCCCAAACCGAGCGCGGCCGATCTGCTCTCCGACGTCTACGTTTCCTATCCCTGA
- a CDS encoding sigma-54-dependent Fis family transcriptional regulator, with the protein MLSAHSKAHVDCVSRVLKNAEHLPQLPVPGLILDSWRRSMEQHHLDPGSLQGPRILSQNVLQECRERSELFLRIASEEVARLHGRVRDANYCVLLTDAQGQTIDYRVETSIRNDCRKAGLYLGTCWSEGEEGTCGVAAVLTARTPITVHKRDHFRAAFIGLTCSAAPVFDPRGELLGVLDVSAVSSPDDRRSQHLIRQMVVQSAREIEQAFFMNSAQGYWVLRAHNSPGYVDSQPDYLLAWDDDGRLQALNPAARQLLLQSFGHLPEHIGQVFDQQLLHRASDESLCVLHGQGGHPALHGRLRGPRRVKRTPLRPVLTPAEFDPRLEESLRLAVRVKDRNLPVLIQGETGSGKEVFARQLHQASQRRERPFVAVNCAAIPENLIESELFGYVAGAFTGASSKGMQGLLEQADGGTLFLDEIGDMPLPLQTRLLRVLAEGEVAPLGASRRKAIDLQVICASHRDLEALVAAGEFREDLYFRLSGARFQLPPLRERSDRLALINRILDEESTLCADPMHLGGAALECLLGYRWPGNVRQLRHVLRYACAVCDSNLIQVSHLPEQLQGHRLNGPSFSDTNDCGASPERQALLDALVRHRWKPTAAAKALGISRATLYRRVHQHGIEMPGRSQVE; encoded by the coding sequence ATGCTTTCCGCACACTCGAAGGCGCATGTGGATTGCGTCAGCCGTGTTTTGAAAAACGCCGAACACCTGCCGCAGTTGCCTGTGCCGGGCTTGATACTCGACTCCTGGCGCCGCTCCATGGAGCAACACCATCTGGACCCTGGCTCATTGCAAGGGCCACGGATCCTTTCGCAGAACGTGCTGCAGGAATGCCGCGAGCGTTCCGAGTTGTTCTTGCGCATCGCCAGCGAAGAAGTCGCCCGCCTCCACGGTCGCGTGCGTGACGCTAACTACTGCGTGCTGCTGACCGATGCCCAGGGTCAGACCATCGACTATCGCGTGGAAACCTCCATCCGCAATGACTGCCGTAAAGCCGGCCTGTACTTGGGCACTTGCTGGTCAGAAGGCGAAGAAGGCACCTGTGGCGTGGCTGCGGTGCTGACAGCGAGAACACCGATCACGGTGCACAAACGCGATCACTTTCGCGCCGCGTTCATCGGCCTTACCTGCTCGGCCGCGCCGGTCTTCGACCCGCGAGGCGAATTGCTCGGAGTGCTCGACGTGTCCGCAGTGAGTTCCCCGGACGACCGCCGCTCCCAACATTTGATCCGGCAGATGGTGGTGCAAAGCGCACGGGAAATCGAACAGGCGTTTTTCATGAACAGTGCCCAGGGTTACTGGGTGCTGCGAGCCCACAACAGCCCCGGCTACGTCGACAGCCAACCCGATTACTTGCTCGCCTGGGATGATGACGGCCGTTTGCAGGCACTGAACCCGGCAGCAAGGCAGCTGCTGCTGCAAAGCTTTGGCCATCTGCCGGAACACATCGGCCAGGTATTCGATCAGCAGTTGTTGCATCGGGCCAGCGATGAATCGCTCTGCGTGCTTCACGGCCAAGGAGGCCACCCTGCGCTGCATGGACGACTCCGCGGTCCACGTCGGGTGAAACGCACCCCATTGCGTCCTGTATTGACACCCGCCGAGTTCGATCCGCGACTGGAAGAAAGCCTGCGCCTTGCAGTGCGGGTCAAAGACCGCAACCTGCCGGTGCTGATCCAGGGCGAGACCGGCTCCGGCAAGGAAGTCTTCGCCCGTCAGTTACATCAGGCCAGCCAGCGCCGTGAGCGTCCGTTCGTTGCAGTGAACTGCGCGGCGATCCCGGAGAACCTGATCGAAAGCGAATTATTTGGTTATGTCGCCGGTGCTTTCACGGGCGCCTCGAGCAAGGGCATGCAAGGTCTGCTGGAGCAGGCCGACGGCGGCACGCTGTTTCTCGATGAAATCGGCGACATGCCCCTGCCCTTGCAAACCCGCCTGCTGCGGGTTCTGGCCGAAGGTGAAGTGGCGCCACTGGGAGCTTCACGGCGCAAAGCGATCGACCTTCAGGTCATCTGCGCCAGTCACCGCGATCTGGAAGCACTGGTCGCCGCGGGCGAATTTCGCGAAGACCTGTACTTTCGTTTGAGTGGAGCCCGCTTCCAGTTACCGCCGCTGCGCGAACGCAGTGACCGCTTGGCGCTGATCAACAGGATTCTCGATGAAGAATCGACGCTTTGCGCAGACCCCATGCACCTGGGAGGCGCGGCGCTGGAATGCCTGCTTGGCTACCGCTGGCCAGGTAACGTTCGCCAGTTACGCCACGTGCTGCGTTATGCCTGTGCGGTGTGCGATTCAAACCTGATTCAGGTCAGTCATTTGCCCGAGCAACTGCAAGGCCACAGGCTTAACGGCCCAAGTTTCAGCGACACCAACGATTGCGGCGCGAGCCCCGAACGCCAAGCACTGCTCGATGCCCTGGTGCGTCATCGCTGGAAACCCACCGCCGCCGCCAAGGCTTTGGGCATCTCTCGGGCAACGCTGTATCGGCGGGTGCATCAGCACGGTATAGAGATGCCGGGTAGAAGCCAGGTTGAATGA
- a CDS encoding ATP-NAD kinase family protein, with amino-acid sequence MSRAPLTVGIIANPASGRDVRRLTASAGLFSSTDKVSVIQRLLAAFGATGIERVLMPTDMTGIAAAVLKNSHGRQARSSHWPALEFLDLTLRQSVEDTRHAARWMAERGVALIAVLGGDGTHKAVAAEVGDIPLLTLSTGTNNAFPELREATSAGLAGGLFVSGRIPPEIALRRNKRLLVREPGRGLCEMALVDVAVSSLPFVGARAISRGSDLAEVFVTFAEPQSIGISALCGLWFPVSRQAPGGAWMRLDAQSPEALLVPLAPGLLQGCGVLAAASLELGVAHGLCLASGTLALDGEREIEFNAHDRPTVTLDADGPLSIDVNAALAYAAQQRLLAIGREHPQHPLNLAP; translated from the coding sequence ATGAGTCGTGCGCCGCTGACCGTAGGCATCATCGCCAACCCGGCATCCGGTCGGGACGTGCGGCGCCTGACCGCCAGCGCCGGGCTATTTTCCAGCACCGACAAGGTCTCGGTGATCCAGCGCTTGCTGGCTGCCTTTGGCGCCACTGGCATCGAACGGGTGCTGATGCCCACCGACATGACCGGCATCGCCGCCGCCGTGCTGAAAAACAGCCACGGTCGCCAGGCTCGCAGCAGTCACTGGCCGGCCCTTGAGTTCCTCGACCTGACCCTGCGCCAAAGTGTCGAGGACACCCGTCACGCGGCGCGCTGGATGGCCGAACGCGGCGTTGCCCTGATCGCCGTGCTGGGCGGCGACGGCACTCACAAGGCGGTGGCCGCCGAAGTCGGCGACATTCCGCTGCTGACCCTGTCCACCGGCACCAACAACGCCTTTCCGGAACTGCGTGAAGCCACCAGCGCCGGGTTGGCCGGCGGGCTGTTTGTCAGTGGGCGGATCCCGCCCGAGATCGCCTTGCGCCGCAACAAACGCTTGCTGGTGCGCGAGCCGGGTCGTGGCCTGTGCGAGATGGCCCTGGTGGACGTGGCGGTGTCCTCGCTGCCCTTTGTCGGCGCCCGGGCCATCAGTCGCGGATCTGATCTGGCCGAGGTCTTTGTGACCTTCGCTGAACCGCAGTCCATTGGCATCTCGGCCCTTTGCGGCTTGTGGTTTCCGGTGTCACGTCAGGCTCCGGGCGGGGCCTGGATGCGCCTCGATGCGCAATCACCAGAAGCGCTGCTGGTGCCTCTGGCTCCCGGCCTGCTGCAAGGCTGCGGCGTACTCGCTGCCGCGAGCCTTGAACTCGGCGTCGCCCACGGCCTGTGCCTGGCCAGCGGCACCCTGGCGCTGGATGGCGAGCGCGAGATCGAATTCAACGCCCATGACCGGCCCACGGTCACCCTCGATGCCGACGGTCCGCTGAGCATCGACGTCAATGCGGCCCTGGCCTATGCCGCGCAACAGCGACTTCTGGCCATCGGCCGTGAACACCCGCAACACCCTTTGAACCTTGCACCTTGA
- a CDS encoding 2,3-butanediol dehydrogenase, translating into MRAAVWHGRNDIRVEDVPLPIAPPAGWVQIRVQWCGICGSDLHEYVAGPVFIPVDAPHPLTGIKGQCILGHEFCGEIVELGADVQGFTVGEPVAADACQHCGTCYYCTHGLYNICENLAFTGLMNNGAFAELVNVPANLLYKLPANFPAEAGALIEPLAVGMHAVKKAGSLLGQNVVVVGAGTIGLCTIMCAKAAGAAQVIALEMSAARKAKALEVGANHVLDPNECDALAEVRRLTGGLGADVSFECIGNKHTAKLAIDLIRKAGKCVLVGIFEEPSEFNFFELVATEKQVLGALAYNGEFADVIAFIADGRLDITPLVTGRIQLEQIVGQGFEELVNNKEHNVKIIVSPARV; encoded by the coding sequence ATGCGTGCAGCGGTCTGGCATGGCCGCAACGATATCCGCGTCGAAGACGTTCCGCTGCCAATAGCACCGCCCGCCGGCTGGGTGCAAATCCGTGTGCAATGGTGCGGAATTTGTGGTTCCGATTTGCATGAGTACGTGGCCGGGCCGGTGTTCATACCGGTCGACGCGCCGCACCCGCTGACCGGGATCAAGGGCCAGTGCATTCTCGGACATGAGTTTTGCGGTGAGATCGTCGAACTCGGCGCCGATGTCCAGGGTTTCACTGTCGGCGAACCGGTGGCGGCCGATGCCTGCCAACATTGCGGCACCTGCTACTACTGCACCCATGGGCTGTACAACATCTGCGAGAACCTGGCCTTCACCGGGCTGATGAACAATGGCGCCTTCGCCGAACTGGTCAACGTGCCGGCCAATCTGCTGTACAAATTGCCGGCAAACTTTCCTGCCGAAGCCGGGGCACTGATCGAGCCGCTGGCGGTGGGCATGCATGCGGTGAAAAAAGCCGGGAGCCTGCTCGGGCAGAATGTGGTGGTGGTCGGTGCAGGCACCATTGGCCTGTGCACCATCATGTGCGCCAAGGCTGCCGGTGCGGCTCAGGTGATCGCTCTGGAAATGTCTGCAGCACGCAAGGCCAAGGCCCTGGAAGTGGGGGCGAACCACGTGCTCGATCCCAATGAGTGCGATGCGTTGGCTGAGGTGCGGCGCCTGACGGGTGGGCTCGGGGCGGATGTCAGCTTCGAATGCATCGGCAATAAACACACGGCCAAACTGGCGATCGATCTGATCCGAAAGGCCGGCAAGTGCGTACTGGTGGGGATCTTTGAGGAGCCCAGCGAGTTCAACTTCTTCGAGTTGGTGGCTACTGAAAAACAAGTGCTGGGCGCGCTGGCCTATAACGGTGAGTTCGCTGATGTGATTGCTTTTATCGCTGACGGTCGGCTGGACATCACACCTCTGGTGACCGGGCGCATTCAGTTGGAGCAGATTGTGGGGCAGGGCTTCGAGGAACTGGTCAACAACAAGGAGCACAACGTGAAAATCATCGTGTCACCTGCTCGAGTCTGA